The following coding sequences are from one Humulus lupulus chromosome X, drHumLupu1.1, whole genome shotgun sequence window:
- the LOC133805812 gene encoding uncharacterized protein LOC133805812: protein MSNNKDDQVKVETIDNEVVKEAECSCCGLKEECTEAYITQVEVSYNGKWVCGLCSEAVKEMMTRSPKTAIDEAVSFQWEFCHKYNTTTRLNPKLSFTCDMRDFAKRTSQTKDYDSNKLFRSVSCVPRFHLKKY, encoded by the coding sequence ATGAGTAATAACAAAGATGATCAAGTAAAGGTGGAGACTATTGATAATGAAGTAGTGAAGGAAGCAGAATGCAGCTGCTGTGGTCTGAAAGAGGAGTGCACCGAAGCATACATCACCCAAGTTGAGGTCTCTTACAACGGAAAATGGGTCTGCGGCCTTTGCTCCGAAGCAGTCAAGGAAATGATGACGAGATCTCCTAAAACTGCCATTGACGAAGCTGTGAGCTTTCAATGGGAGTTTTGCCACAAGTACAATACTACTACCAGGCTCAATCCAAAGCTCTCCTTCACCTGTGATATGAGGGATTTTGCCAAAAGAACCTCTCAGACTAAAGACTATGATTCCAATAAGCTTTTTCGAAGCGTTAGCTGCGTCCCAAGATTTCATCTTAAAAAGTATTAG